The Alteriqipengyuania halimionae genome contains a region encoding:
- the ccmE gene encoding cytochrome c maturation protein CcmE, which translates to MNLKPKHQRMALLGVALVALVGAVLLAMWGLRSQASYFYVPAQVESDPPEIGQNIRLGGMVKEGSLGQAADGVTITFLVHDGEAQVPVRYRGILPDLFVEGSGVTAEGRFAPDGTFDADTLLAKHDENYVPRELEEMTAAQAKATVAETSE; encoded by the coding sequence ATGAACCTCAAACCCAAGCATCAACGCATGGCCCTGCTGGGCGTCGCTCTCGTCGCGCTGGTCGGCGCAGTGCTGCTGGCAATGTGGGGACTGCGCAGCCAGGCGAGCTATTTCTACGTCCCTGCCCAGGTCGAGAGCGATCCACCTGAAATCGGCCAGAACATCCGCCTTGGCGGGATGGTGAAGGAAGGTTCGCTCGGCCAGGCCGCTGACGGGGTGACGATCACCTTCCTCGTCCACGATGGCGAGGCCCAGGTGCCGGTGCGATATCGGGGTATCCTGCCCGATCTATTCGTCGAAGGATCGGGCGTGACGGCGGAGGGTCGCTTCGCCCCCGATGGCACGTTCGATGCCGATACGCTGCTCGCCAAGCATGACGAGAATTACGTCCCGCGCGAACTCGAAGAGATGACTGCCGCACAGGCGAAGGCCACCGTCGCGGAAACAAGCGAATGA
- a CDS encoding heme lyase CcmF/NrfE family subunit: MIAELGLLALWLAAGLAAFQLVAAILAGRGAPVLGEATRPVAVMQGLLAGFSFLMLVWLFARTDLSVALVVENSHVAKPMIFKLSGAWANHEGSMLLWVMVMALSGALVALVEKRLSPATMRATLGAQAIVTLGFYAFLLISSNPFERLPVPAEQGNGLNPLLQDIGLAFHPPTLYIGYVGLSIAFSFAVGALLTGEVTRDFARTMRSWVLGAWIFLTIGLTAGSWWAYYELGWGGWWFWDPVENAALMPWLAATALFHSTSVLASRDALRVWTIMLAVVAFSMAMVGTFLVRSGVLTSVHAFAVDPERGTFLLGLLALFIGGALVLFALRAGGISEGARFSWKSREASLVVNNVLLTALLGIVLLGTLYPLLTEALGTRVSVGPPYFNPVGAAFFFPLVLAMMVGPMLRWKDSNWAPVAKRLAPAWATIVVILVFVLIEGTAGWLSALGLALAGGLAVASLLPLAGRKPWRAPLQLWGMVIAHFGLALTLFGSSSESAFIQERLVSVAPGDSAEVGGWTVTLEKTRPVVGPNWTAIEGDVRISDGERDYVSLHPQRRSFWSPPQTTTEAALWTRWNGQLYVVLGEKGDGSTRKLRMWWKPFVPFIWYGGLLVALGGLLALLGHARSALRRSIGLRRAAARRETV, from the coding sequence ATGATTGCCGAACTTGGATTGCTGGCGCTGTGGCTAGCGGCAGGCTTGGCCGCGTTCCAGCTCGTCGCCGCAATCCTGGCCGGGCGCGGTGCGCCGGTGCTGGGTGAGGCGACTCGCCCGGTGGCGGTGATGCAGGGGCTGCTCGCGGGCTTCTCGTTCCTGATGCTGGTGTGGCTGTTCGCACGGACCGACCTTTCGGTCGCGCTGGTGGTCGAGAACTCGCACGTCGCCAAACCGATGATCTTCAAGCTCTCGGGTGCGTGGGCGAACCATGAAGGCTCGATGCTGCTGTGGGTGATGGTGATGGCGCTCTCGGGCGCGCTGGTCGCGCTGGTGGAGAAGCGGCTCTCGCCCGCCACAATGCGCGCGACGCTGGGAGCGCAGGCGATCGTCACGCTCGGTTTCTACGCCTTCCTCCTGATCAGTTCGAACCCGTTCGAAAGGCTGCCGGTGCCTGCCGAGCAGGGCAACGGCCTCAACCCGCTGTTGCAGGACATCGGCCTCGCCTTCCATCCGCCCACGCTTTACATCGGTTATGTCGGGCTCTCGATCGCGTTCAGTTTCGCGGTCGGTGCGCTACTGACGGGCGAAGTCACCCGCGATTTTGCTCGCACGATGCGCAGTTGGGTGCTGGGCGCGTGGATATTCCTCACCATCGGACTCACCGCTGGATCCTGGTGGGCCTATTACGAACTGGGCTGGGGCGGCTGGTGGTTCTGGGACCCGGTCGAGAATGCGGCGCTGATGCCGTGGCTTGCCGCTACGGCGCTGTTCCATTCGACCAGCGTGCTCGCCTCGCGCGATGCCTTGCGCGTGTGGACGATCATGCTTGCCGTGGTCGCATTCTCGATGGCGATGGTCGGCACTTTCCTCGTCCGCTCGGGCGTATTGACGAGCGTCCATGCATTCGCGGTCGATCCGGAGCGCGGCACGTTCCTCCTCGGCCTCCTCGCGCTGTTCATTGGCGGCGCGCTGGTGCTGTTCGCCTTGCGGGCGGGCGGGATCAGCGAAGGCGCGCGATTCAGCTGGAAGAGCCGCGAAGCCTCGCTGGTTGTCAACAACGTTCTTCTGACGGCGCTGCTCGGCATTGTCCTGCTCGGCACGCTCTATCCGCTGCTGACCGAGGCGCTCGGCACGCGCGTGTCGGTCGGCCCGCCCTATTTCAACCCAGTCGGTGCGGCTTTCTTCTTCCCGTTGGTGCTGGCAATGATGGTCGGCCCGATGTTGCGCTGGAAAGACAGCAATTGGGCGCCCGTGGCCAAGCGTCTCGCCCCGGCCTGGGCCACGATCGTGGTCATTCTGGTCTTCGTCCTGATCGAAGGCACGGCGGGCTGGTTAAGTGCTCTGGGGCTGGCACTGGCAGGCGGTCTCGCGGTTGCCAGCCTGTTGCCGCTGGCTGGGCGCAAGCCCTGGCGTGCGCCGCTGCAACTGTGGGGCATGGTGATCGCCCATTTCGGCCTGGCACTCACATTGTTCGGTTCTTCGTCCGAATCGGCCTTCATCCAGGAGCGGCTGGTTTCGGTAGCGCCCGGTGACTCCGCCGAAGTCGGCGGCTGGACGGTCACACTCGAAAAGACCCGACCGGTCGTCGGCCCGAACTGGACCGCGATTGAAGGCGATGTGCGGATCTCGGACGGCGAGCGCGATTACGTTTCGCTCCATCCCCAACGCCGCAGTTTCTGGTCGCCGCCGCAAACCACCACCGAGGCGGCGCTGTGGACGCGCTGGAACGGCCAGCTCTATGTTGTGCTCGGCGAAAAGGGTGATGGCTCGACCCGCAAGCTGCGCATGTGGTGGAAACCCTTCGTTCCGTTCATCTGGTATGGTGGGCTCCTCGTGGCGCTCGGTGGCCTCCTAGCGCTGCTGGGCCATGCGCGCTCCGCGCTGCGCCGGAGCATCGGATTGCGCCGCGCGGCGGCCCGGCGGGAGACCGTATGA
- a CDS encoding redoxin family protein yields MMRKWAIAAPLLLFSAFLALAIWALVAPPSRDVPSRMIGQPLPAIALDPQVPGKPGMASADYKGGEARLINVFGSWCIPCRVESPQMLELARAGVPIDAVAVRDTPEQVQDFLAQYGDPFAAIGADPNGRFQVMLGSSGVPESFIVDGEGIIRYQHIGEIRPEHVADIVAKWREASQ; encoded by the coding sequence ATGATGCGCAAATGGGCGATTGCTGCACCCTTGCTGCTGTTCAGTGCCTTCCTCGCTCTCGCGATCTGGGCGCTCGTCGCCCCGCCGTCGCGCGACGTCCCCAGTCGCATGATCGGTCAGCCGCTGCCCGCCATTGCGCTCGATCCGCAGGTCCCGGGCAAGCCGGGCATGGCGAGCGCCGATTACAAGGGCGGCGAAGCGCGGCTGATCAACGTCTTCGGCAGCTGGTGCATTCCGTGCCGCGTGGAAAGCCCGCAAATGCTCGAACTCGCGCGGGCAGGTGTGCCGATCGATGCGGTCGCGGTGCGCGACACCCCCGAACAGGTCCAGGACTTCCTTGCCCAGTATGGCGATCCGTTCGCCGCAATCGGTGCCGATCCCAATGGCCGCTTCCAGGTCATGCTCGGCAGTTCGGGCGTGCCCGAGAGTTTCATCGTCGATGGCGAGGGGATCATTCGCTACCAGCATATTGGCGAGATACGTCCCGAACACGTCGCCGATATCGTCGCGAAGTGGCGGGAGGCCTCGCAATGA
- a CDS encoding cytochrome c-type biogenesis protein: MKWLIALLLAVAALPLAAQEAEVTSPYADTQLENPALEAQARELMHTLRCITCQSQSIADSEAPMAAEMRSLVRERIMAGETPQEVRGWLVERYGAYVTYEPELTSTTWPLFVGPVLILLAVAGLAWSRIRRRRAA; the protein is encoded by the coding sequence ATGAAGTGGCTGATCGCCTTGCTGCTGGCCGTCGCCGCGCTGCCGCTTGCCGCGCAGGAAGCGGAGGTGACCAGCCCCTATGCCGATACCCAGTTGGAGAACCCCGCGCTTGAGGCGCAGGCACGCGAGCTGATGCATACGCTGCGCTGCATCACCTGCCAGAGCCAGTCGATCGCCGATAGCGAAGCGCCGATGGCAGCAGAGATGCGCAGTCTCGTGCGCGAGCGGATCATGGCTGGCGAGACGCCTCAGGAAGTGCGCGGCTGGCTGGTCGAGCGCTATGGCGCGTATGTGACCTACGAACCCGAACTGACTAGCACGACATGGCCGCTCTTCGTCGGCCCGGTGCTGATCCTGCTGGCGGTGGCCGGGCTTGCCTGGAGCCGTATTCGCCGGAGGCGCGCAGCATGA
- a CDS encoding tetratricopeptide repeat protein — protein MMAWIPILLFVAVVLVAMVWLFKLPRGAWEAVAAALMLGLAGYAVQSSPGQAGAPGQRNAAGGFDGAALIEVRRQFDGSPVSKNSTIVTADGLVRSGRFDYAAALLNGYLDKNPDDSEAWTALGNAILAQAEGNLTEAAIEAYRRGAVADETDPAPYFFLGLGWLNSGDFERTAALWQLSYERTEEGTPVHEEMGARLSLLAAMIARAKQMRELSPSETQ, from the coding sequence ATGATGGCCTGGATTCCGATCCTCCTGTTTGTCGCGGTGGTGCTGGTTGCGATGGTATGGCTGTTCAAGCTGCCGCGCGGGGCGTGGGAAGCGGTCGCGGCCGCACTTATGCTCGGCCTGGCCGGCTACGCCGTGCAATCGAGCCCGGGACAGGCAGGTGCGCCGGGTCAGCGGAATGCTGCCGGCGGCTTCGACGGGGCGGCACTGATCGAGGTGCGGCGCCAGTTCGACGGGTCACCGGTCTCGAAAAACAGCACGATCGTCACCGCAGATGGTCTCGTCCGTTCGGGCCGGTTCGACTACGCAGCGGCGCTGCTGAACGGCTATCTCGATAAAAACCCCGACGATTCGGAAGCCTGGACCGCGCTTGGCAATGCGATCCTCGCTCAGGCGGAGGGCAATCTCACCGAAGCCGCGATCGAGGCCTATCGCCGCGGCGCGGTGGCCGATGAAACCGACCCGGCACCGTATTTCTTCCTCGGCCTCGGATGGCTCAATTCCGGCGATTTCGAGCGCACGGCAGCGTTGTGGCAGCTCTCTTACGAGCGCACCGAAGAAGGCACACCGGTGCATGAAGAGATGGGCGCGCGTCTCAGCCTGCTGGCCGCGATGATCGCGCGCGCGAAGCAGATGCGCGAGCTGTCTCCTTCCGAGACGCAGTGA
- a CDS encoding potassium transporter Kup, whose amino-acid sequence MSDTSPDKVEPVPADGTDDQAHAAGGHKNATKTALAVGAIGVVFGDIGTSPLYAFRETFLGEHSLAIDKLHIYGVVSLIFWSMTLIVSIQYVSILMRADNKGQGGTLALVALLTRHIGKSSYGWITVLLGVFATALFYGDSMITPAISVLSAVEGLTVVNAGLQPLVIPIALALLIFLFLIQRRGTATVGKLFAPIMIVYFITIAVLGIIQIFQNPAILMALNPYYAIQFFITDGTIAFLALGSVVLAVTGSEALYSDMGHFGRGPMRLSWFGFVMPCLLLNYFGQGALMSGMEPLEAAVAMESPFFNMAPEMLRLPLVFLATMATFIASQAVISGAFSVTHQAIQLGFVPRLTTEHTSVSERGQIYMPLVNNALMVAVILLVLGFGSSSALASAYGIAVTGAMFIDTLLMGVLLIAVWKWRLWLAIPVLLLFVFVDGAYFAANLPKVPDGGWFPLLIGAIAFTMLTSWARGRQLMRARMAESGLPLEVFAKSARSSAQRVPGTAIFMASASKGVPSALLHNIKHNKVLHERVVVLTVQIEDVPFVDPQDRCTISDLGDGFYRLVLRYGFIEETDLPKALTNHEVCGGPFDMMKTSFFLSRQTLIASDRPGMAIWREKLFAWMLRNSATPMQFFKLPTNRVVELGSQLKI is encoded by the coding sequence ATGAGCGACACTTCCCCAGACAAGGTCGAACCCGTCCCCGCCGACGGAACCGACGACCAGGCGCACGCCGCCGGCGGTCACAAGAACGCGACCAAAACGGCATTGGCCGTGGGGGCGATCGGCGTGGTGTTCGGCGATATCGGCACCAGCCCGCTCTATGCGTTTCGCGAGACGTTCCTCGGTGAACACAGCCTCGCGATCGACAAGCTTCACATTTACGGCGTCGTCAGCCTGATTTTCTGGTCGATGACGCTGATCGTGTCGATTCAGTACGTTTCGATCCTGATGCGTGCAGACAATAAGGGGCAGGGCGGCACGCTGGCGCTGGTCGCCTTGCTGACCCGGCATATCGGCAAATCGAGCTATGGCTGGATCACGGTGTTGCTGGGCGTTTTCGCGACCGCACTATTCTACGGCGACAGCATGATCACGCCGGCGATCTCGGTGCTCTCTGCGGTCGAGGGCCTAACTGTCGTCAACGCCGGATTGCAGCCACTGGTAATCCCGATCGCGCTCGCGCTGCTGATCTTCCTGTTCCTTATCCAGCGACGCGGTACTGCCACGGTGGGCAAGCTGTTCGCACCGATCATGATTGTCTATTTCATCACTATCGCGGTGCTGGGGATCATCCAGATTTTCCAGAACCCGGCGATCCTGATGGCGTTGAACCCCTATTACGCCATCCAGTTCTTTATTACCGACGGTACCATCGCGTTTCTCGCGCTGGGCTCGGTGGTGCTGGCAGTAACCGGGTCCGAAGCGCTCTATTCCGACATGGGTCATTTCGGGCGCGGCCCGATGCGCCTGTCGTGGTTCGGCTTCGTGATGCCGTGCCTTTTGCTCAACTATTTCGGGCAGGGCGCGTTGATGTCCGGCATGGAACCGCTCGAAGCGGCGGTGGCGATGGAAAGCCCGTTCTTCAACATGGCGCCGGAAATGCTGCGGCTGCCGCTTGTGTTCCTCGCCACAATGGCGACCTTCATCGCCAGCCAGGCCGTGATCTCTGGCGCGTTCTCGGTGACCCACCAGGCGATCCAGCTGGGCTTCGTGCCGCGCCTGACGACCGAGCACACCAGTGTTTCCGAACGCGGCCAGATCTACATGCCGCTGGTCAACAATGCGCTGATGGTGGCGGTGATCCTGCTGGTGCTCGGCTTCGGCAGCTCGAGCGCGCTGGCATCGGCCTATGGTATCGCGGTGACCGGAGCGATGTTCATCGACACGCTGCTGATGGGCGTGCTGCTGATCGCGGTGTGGAAATGGCGTTTGTGGCTCGCCATTCCGGTGCTGCTGCTGTTCGTGTTCGTCGACGGTGCCTATTTTGCGGCCAACCTGCCCAAGGTGCCCGACGGGGGCTGGTTCCCGCTGCTGATCGGGGCGATCGCCTTTACCATGCTCACCAGCTGGGCGCGGGGACGCCAGTTGATGCGCGCGCGCATGGCCGAAAGCGGGCTCCCGCTCGAAGTCTTCGCCAAGAGCGCGCGGTCCTCGGCCCAGAGGGTGCCGGGCACCGCGATCTTCATGGCCTCGGCCAGTAAGGGTGTGCCGAGCGCGCTGCTTCACAACATCAAGCACAACAAGGTTCTGCACGAACGCGTCGTGGTGCTGACGGTGCAGATCGAAGATGTGCCGTTCGTCGATCCGCAGGACCGCTGCACGATCTCCGATCTGGGAGACGGCTTCTATCGCCTGGTACTGCGTTATGGCTTCATCGAGGAAACCGACCTGCCCAAGGCGTTGACCAATCACGAAGTGTGCGGCGGCCCGTTCGACATGATGAAGACCAGCTTCTTCCTCTCGCGCCAAACGCTGATCGCGTCCGACCGGCCGGGGATGGCGATCTGGCGTGAAAAGCTGTTCGCCTGGATGCTGCGCAATTCGGCAACGCCGATGCAGTTCTTCAAGCTTCCCACCAACCGCGTGGTGGAGCTGGGCAGCCAGCTGAAGATCTGA
- a CDS encoding inner membrane-spanning protein YciB: MEHEPRIDPKAKSGWANLLVDYGPILVFFLTYKYFAPDEPNPIQNVAAVVWGTGAFMIAAVAALLYSKLKLGKVSPMLKLSTALIMFFGGLTVILRDPVFVQLKPTLIYAGFGIALLVGVWRGHSLLRYLLEAAFEGLDAEGWRKLSLRWGVFFLALAGLNEFMRLAFDFETWLGSKLWLFLPATFLFTFAQIPMLLRHGLAVEGEAVSDQPPTGE, encoded by the coding sequence ATGGAACACGAACCGCGCATCGATCCGAAGGCGAAATCGGGCTGGGCCAACCTATTGGTCGATTACGGTCCGATCCTCGTGTTCTTCCTCACCTACAAATATTTCGCGCCCGACGAACCCAATCCGATCCAGAACGTCGCCGCCGTGGTCTGGGGTACGGGCGCGTTCATGATCGCGGCAGTCGCCGCGTTGCTCTATTCGAAGCTCAAGCTCGGCAAGGTTTCGCCGATGCTCAAGCTATCGACCGCCCTGATCATGTTCTTCGGCGGACTGACCGTGATCCTGCGCGATCCGGTGTTCGTGCAGCTCAAACCTACTCTGATCTATGCCGGGTTCGGAATCGCCCTGCTGGTGGGCGTGTGGCGCGGGCACTCGCTGTTGAGATACCTGCTCGAGGCGGCTTTCGAAGGGCTGGACGCTGAAGGCTGGCGCAAGCTGTCCCTGCGCTGGGGCGTGTTCTTCCTCGCGCTGGCGGGGCTCAACGAATTCATGCGGCTGGCTTTCGATTTCGAGACCTGGCTCGGCTCGAAACTCTGGCTGTTCCTGCCCGCGACCTTCCTCTTCACCTTCGCGCAAATCCCGATGCTGTTGCGTCACGGACTTGCAGTCGAGGGCGAAGCGGTGAGCGATCAGCCGCCCACCGGCGAGTAA
- the ftsY gene encoding signal recognition particle-docking protein FtsY, whose protein sequence is MSLSWSERLAGGFRKTSERLSDNLAGLGGATKLTLEQLDEIEDALIVSDLGPRAAARIRDKLAEHRFDGAADGQAIREQVAVEIAEILRPVAKPLEVTAFPRPQVILVIGVNGSGKTTTIAKMGHLFQEDDYEVMLAAGDTFRAAAIGQLKVWGERLGVPVVAGAEGGDPASIVFDAVKHATEIGTDALIVDTAGRLQNKRELMDELAKVRKVLGKLNPEAPHDVVLVLDATNGQNALSQIEVFKETAGVTGLVMTKLDGTARGGVLVAAAEQYGLPVHAIGVGEKMDDLRPFDPDLVARVIAGVA, encoded by the coding sequence TTGAGCTTGAGCTGGTCCGAACGTCTTGCCGGCGGTTTCCGCAAGACATCCGAACGCCTGTCCGACAATCTCGCCGGGCTCGGCGGGGCGACGAAACTGACGCTCGAACAGCTCGACGAGATCGAGGATGCGCTGATCGTGTCCGACCTCGGCCCGCGTGCTGCCGCCCGGATCCGCGACAAGCTGGCCGAGCATCGCTTCGATGGTGCGGCCGACGGGCAGGCGATCCGCGAACAGGTCGCGGTGGAGATCGCCGAGATCCTGCGTCCGGTGGCCAAGCCGCTCGAGGTGACCGCCTTCCCGCGTCCGCAGGTCATCCTGGTGATCGGCGTCAATGGCAGCGGTAAAACAACCACCATCGCCAAGATGGGACACCTGTTTCAGGAAGACGATTACGAAGTGATGCTGGCCGCCGGCGACACGTTCCGCGCCGCCGCAATCGGCCAATTGAAAGTCTGGGGCGAGCGGCTCGGCGTGCCGGTGGTTGCGGGCGCCGAGGGCGGCGATCCGGCCTCGATCGTGTTCGACGCGGTCAAACATGCGACCGAAATCGGTACCGATGCACTGATCGTCGACACCGCCGGACGGCTCCAGAACAAGCGCGAGCTGATGGACGAACTGGCGAAGGTCCGAAAAGTCCTCGGCAAACTCAACCCCGAAGCGCCCCACGATGTGGTGCTCGTGCTCGATGCGACCAATGGTCAGAATGCGCTCTCGCAAATCGAAGTGTTCAAAGAGACCGCGGGGGTGACCGGACTGGTGATGACCAAGCTGGACGGGACCGCGCGCGGCGGCGTTCTGGTCGCTGCAGCCGAGCAATACGGCCTGCCTGTCCATGCGATCGGCGTCGGCGAGAAGATGGACGATCTGCGTCCGTTTGACCCCGATCTGGTCGCGCGCGTCATTGCGGGAGTGGCTTGA
- a CDS encoding MiaB/RimO family radical SAM methylthiotransferase, translating to MGAQVITLGCRLNIAESEEIRSLLAREDDLVVINSCAVTSEAVRHTRQAIRRARRDHPEARLLVTGCAAETEREALAAMPEVDGLVPNAEKRDPRRWNVAPERVLAPEHTRAFIEIQNGCDHSCTFCIIPQGRGTSRSRPIDAVVADIERHLDRGAAEIVLTGVDVTSWGHDLPDTPPLGALVQAILDRLPQVRRLRLSSVDGIELDGLLLDLLAHEPRMMPHVHLSLQHGDDLILKRMKRRHLRHDALNLAEWLKARRPEIAFGADLIAGFPTESGEAHAANLSIIPEIGIVHGHIFPFSPRHGTPAARMPQVDKPTIKQRAKALRGEVARVRREWLQSRVGVAQDVLVEKGGVGHAPDFAPFRVGDAPSPGDVIRITPEGIEEGMLV from the coding sequence ATGGGCGCGCAAGTGATCACGCTGGGTTGCCGGCTCAATATCGCCGAGAGCGAGGAAATCCGCAGCCTGCTGGCACGCGAGGACGATCTCGTCGTCATCAATAGCTGCGCCGTCACCAGCGAGGCGGTTCGCCATACCCGCCAGGCGATCCGCCGCGCGCGGCGTGACCATCCCGAGGCGCGGCTGCTGGTGACAGGCTGCGCGGCCGAAACCGAACGCGAAGCGCTCGCCGCCATGCCCGAAGTCGACGGGCTCGTTCCCAATGCCGAGAAACGCGATCCGCGGCGCTGGAACGTCGCGCCCGAACGCGTGCTTGCGCCCGAGCACACCCGCGCCTTCATCGAAATCCAGAACGGCTGCGATCATTCCTGCACCTTCTGCATCATCCCGCAGGGCCGCGGTACGAGCCGCTCGCGCCCGATCGATGCGGTTGTGGCCGACATCGAACGGCACTTGGACCGGGGCGCGGCAGAGATCGTGCTGACCGGGGTCGACGTCACCAGCTGGGGGCACGACCTGCCCGATACTCCGCCCTTGGGCGCGCTTGTCCAGGCGATCCTCGACCGCCTTCCGCAAGTCCGGCGCCTGCGTCTGTCCTCGGTGGACGGGATCGAACTCGACGGGCTGCTGCTCGATCTCCTCGCGCACGAACCCCGGATGATGCCGCACGTCCACCTTTCGCTCCAACATGGCGACGACCTGATTCTCAAACGGATGAAACGTCGCCATTTGCGCCACGACGCCCTGAACCTCGCCGAATGGCTCAAGGCGCGTCGACCCGAGATAGCCTTTGGTGCCGACCTGATCGCCGGCTTCCCGACCGAGAGCGGGGAAGCGCATGCCGCCAACCTCTCGATCATTCCCGAAATCGGGATCGTGCATGGCCATATCTTCCCCTTCTCGCCGCGCCACGGCACGCCTGCTGCGCGGATGCCGCAAGTGGACAAGCCGACAATCAAGCAACGCGCCAAGGCGCTTCGCGGAGAAGTTGCGCGGGTTCGTCGGGAATGGCTGCAAAGCCGGGTCGGCGTTGCGCAGGATGTGCTGGTGGAAAAGGGCGGCGTCGGCCATGCTCCCGATTTCGCGCCGTTTCGCGTGGGCGATGCCCCCTCGCCCGGTGATGTGATCCGCATCACCCCCGAAGGAATCGAAGAAGGAATGCTGGTTTGA
- the dapF gene encoding diaminopimelate epimerase, with the protein MRVDFTKMHGLGNDFVVIDHRAHESVAIDRALAAALADRHTGIGCDQLIVLEAARDEDEDADFRMRIWNVDGGEVEACGNASRAVALFHGAQARVATAGGIIAVTPERGGAAVAMGKPRFGWEDIPLDYAMDSSALPLSWGPLEQPFAVNVGNPHVVFFVDDIEAVDLATLGPEIEHDPVFPEGINVGIASVEARDYISLRVWERGAGLTRACGTGACAALVAAAERGLTERTATVNLPGGRLTISYGEDGAIVMRGPAVESFRGSFDPSAFGAA; encoded by the coding sequence ATGCGTGTCGATTTCACCAAGATGCACGGCCTCGGTAACGACTTCGTCGTGATCGATCATCGTGCGCACGAGAGTGTTGCGATCGATCGCGCGCTCGCCGCCGCGCTGGCCGACCGTCATACCGGGATCGGCTGCGACCAGTTGATCGTGCTCGAAGCCGCCCGCGACGAAGATGAAGACGCCGACTTCCGAATGCGGATCTGGAATGTCGATGGCGGCGAGGTCGAAGCCTGCGGCAATGCCTCGCGCGCGGTCGCCCTGTTCCACGGAGCGCAGGCACGGGTTGCAACGGCGGGCGGGATCATCGCGGTCACGCCCGAACGCGGCGGTGCAGCGGTCGCCATGGGCAAGCCGCGGTTCGGGTGGGAGGACATTCCGCTCGACTACGCAATGGACAGCTCGGCCCTGCCGCTTTCCTGGGGGCCGCTCGAACAGCCCTTCGCTGTCAACGTGGGCAATCCGCATGTCGTGTTCTTCGTCGACGATATCGAAGCGGTCGATCTCGCCACGCTCGGCCCCGAGATCGAACACGATCCGGTGTTCCCCGAAGGCATCAATGTCGGCATCGCGAGCGTCGAGGCGCGCGACTACATTTCACTGCGCGTGTGGGAGCGCGGCGCCGGACTGACCCGCGCCTGCGGGACCGGTGCCTGCGCCGCCCTGGTCGCCGCGGCCGAACGCGGCCTGACGGAGCGCACCGCGACGGTAAACCTGCCGGGCGGTCGCCTGACCATATCCTATGGAGAAGACGGCGCGATCGTGATGCGCGGCCCTGCCGTCGAGAGTTTCCGCGGAAGTTTCGATCCGTCCGCTTTCGGAGCCGCGTGA